The following are from one region of the Candidatus Edwardsbacteria bacterium genome:
- a CDS encoding zf-HC2 domain-containing protein has product MNKERHEIDLEQLQLYVDGQLDPKDRAAVNAHLGHCPECRGLVSQLNELERAISDAECPSVPQGYFETLASRVAGGIAQRKMARKKKSLRGIFNWGGMPIAAAASLVILLVISVNLFYSGEFSSPREAELDKAVSLAKDEEPTLAKSPEKKSLTMAAAVKEEEITIGLVAGRKQGDNDGSRTPEKKSRLEETAFMEVRAPVAMIPPRAKKTNTAAGAPGKETSQAADAAGEKLPSASSMPHMVYEVKTIVICLPGGDSPCQPPEISTAIEIDIPNGG; this is encoded by the coding sequence ATGAATAAAGAGAGACATGAAATAGATCTGGAGCAATTGCAGCTTTATGTTGACGGGCAGCTGGATCCGAAAGATCGGGCAGCGGTGAACGCCCATCTGGGCCATTGCCCGGAATGCCGGGGGCTGGTCTCTCAACTGAATGAGCTGGAGCGGGCCATTAGTGATGCAGAATGCCCATCGGTCCCCCAGGGGTATTTTGAAACCCTGGCTTCCCGGGTGGCCGGCGGCATCGCCCAGCGAAAGATGGCCCGGAAGAAAAAATCCCTGCGGGGGATTTTTAACTGGGGTGGAATGCCGATCGCCGCCGCGGCTTCGCTGGTCATCCTGTTGGTCATTTCCGTCAACCTGTTTTACTCCGGAGAATTCTCCAGCCCCCGGGAAGCAGAGCTTGATAAAGCCGTCAGCCTGGCCAAAGACGAAGAGCCGACCTTGGCCAAGTCTCCGGAAAAGAAATCCCTGACAATGGCAGCCGCCGTAAAAGAGGAAGAAATCACAATTGGTTTGGTTGCCGGCCGAAAGCAGGGGGATAATGACGGATCCCGGACTCCAGAAAAGAAATCCCGGCTGGAGGAAACTGCTTTTATGGAGGTTAGGGCTCCGGTTGCAATGATACCTCCCCGGGCAAAAAAGACGAACACCGCAGCTGGCGCTCCCGGTAAAGAAACAAGCCAGGCGGCCGACGCGGCCGGGGAAAAACTGCCATCGGCATCATCGATGCCTCATATGGTGTATGAGGTAAAAACAATAGTCATATGTCTGCCGGGCGGCGATTCGCCCTGCCAGCCGCCGGAGATCTCCACCGCCATCGAGATAGACATTCCCAACGGAGGCTGA
- a CDS encoding sigma-70 family RNA polymerase sigma factor, whose product METLSDQELIEKVLSGQDAHYSQLVKRYQRAIYSTAARYLRSHAAADEAAQETFIKAYFSLKTYDSQYRFYTWLVRITINLCHDAAKKQQRYVALEEDHHLSDSDDPLENAIQKDSCQRIRDEIDGLPNDQREVILLRVDKELSYEEISRALKIPLGTVMSRLFRGRKTLMERLRDVI is encoded by the coding sequence TTGGAAACACTCAGCGACCAGGAGCTGATAGAAAAGGTGCTGTCCGGCCAGGACGCCCATTACAGCCAGCTGGTGAAAAGGTACCAGCGGGCCATCTATTCCACTGCCGCCAGGTACTTAAGAAGCCATGCGGCGGCCGACGAAGCGGCCCAGGAGACATTCATCAAGGCCTATTTTTCGCTTAAAACGTATGATAGCCAGTACCGCTTCTATACCTGGCTGGTGCGGATAACCATAAACCTTTGCCATGATGCGGCCAAGAAACAACAGCGCTACGTGGCCCTGGAGGAGGATCACCATCTGTCGGACTCCGACGATCCCCTGGAGAATGCCATCCAGAAAGATTCCTGCCAAAGGATCAGGGACGAGATAGACGGCCTGCCGAACGACCAGCGGGAGGTCATCCTGTTAAGGGTCGACAAGGAGCTTTCCTATGAAGAGATCAGCCGGGCCCTGAAGATACCCCTGGGGACGGTGATGTCCCGGCTGTTCCGGGGAAGAAAGACCCTGATGGAAAGGTTGAGGGATGTTATATGA
- a CDS encoding M28 family peptidase yields the protein MKKIAALSAMVLILAASLFAKPVEVYKIQLAPGTDAYRYAADKGWEVFYAMEEQLLVSGRPVANAERIYQGDSKNLKWAYQRKGFSAAVPAQKSIFFHNGSYLLEASDIKQSSARGNEAFIIKDFSGEPIRLNANVNVLGTALARDSSIATLTHLIDIAGVAADVESLQAFNTRSTVAPNHQQVTEWIRDEFLSYGITDVVIDSFIDPSFTSYTQSYFSNSETYKIRNVIATIPGALDTESVYVVGGHFDTSVWPYNPWAPGADDNGSGTTAVLQTARILAANPPNTTVKLVALDCEEWGLYGAEHYAAQVLSQGMKVQCMLNYDMIGSIGNDSLFVSKLYPGSETYAHLLGLMAVWYGRTSDTNLVPVYNSVYLNGSDSWEFYLRGFPVTYSEEYNFSPVYHQTNDSTSYMNMRYCTSNIKAGVGLLTTMANYPQKVSGLVVNDVGNGSQLYVQWQPNKAVNINGYKIYWGKSSGNYTDSLQVAGTADTIGGLIADSLYYVGLSALDADGKESPLINEMAGIPRAAPLAPSGLTATPVDSGVTLCWNKNLELDLAGYDIYRKIDNGSFDSLTSTADTVYLNKSLSGAGRYYYKIQAKDTDGNKGLLSDSIYCRPITLDQGILMVDETNNWTAGSFPRDAQQDSFYNYILAGYKYEQHEYGSSPQKPILADFGPYSSVVWLADDYATLLASGAVNDMKSYLDKGGKLWFAGWKPSSNVHNSITYPADYTAGDISYDHFKISHSELSGTTDSFKTATGLKGYPVINVDTLKYPSTTWGKVLRNVEALTPAGTGDTIYVIDMKNDGSAFEGKACAVRDSGKTVFFGFPLYFMDKEQVKLAAQKVLSEFGEPSGVAGKPDNRERITAFRLFPNAPNPLNNKTTIKYQLPQAGPVKLSVYNIAGQLVKTLVSGDQPAGSYTLNWDRKDNHNKPVSAGVYIYHLSAGDNTQSRKMIVLK from the coding sequence ATGAAAAAAATAGCTGCTCTAAGCGCAATGGTTCTTATCCTGGCTGCTTCCCTTTTTGCCAAGCCGGTGGAGGTCTATAAAATCCAACTCGCCCCCGGCACCGACGCCTACCGCTATGCCGCCGATAAAGGCTGGGAGGTATTTTATGCCATGGAGGAACAGCTGCTGGTGTCCGGCAGGCCGGTTGCCAACGCCGAAAGGATATACCAAGGCGATTCGAAAAACCTGAAGTGGGCCTATCAAAGAAAGGGTTTCTCCGCTGCCGTCCCCGCTCAAAAAAGCATTTTCTTCCACAATGGAAGTTATCTGCTGGAGGCTTCCGATATCAAGCAATCATCCGCCAGGGGAAACGAGGCTTTTATCATCAAGGATTTCTCCGGGGAGCCTATCCGGCTCAACGCCAATGTTAACGTGCTGGGCACAGCCCTGGCCAGGGACTCCTCGATAGCCACCCTGACCCACCTGATAGACATTGCCGGGGTCGCCGCCGATGTGGAATCCCTCCAGGCCTTTAACACCCGTTCCACCGTGGCCCCCAATCACCAACAGGTGACCGAGTGGATAAGGGATGAATTTTTAAGCTACGGAATAACCGACGTGGTGATTGATTCTTTTATCGATCCCAGCTTTACCAGCTATACTCAATCCTACTTTAGCAACAGCGAAACCTACAAGATAAGGAATGTCATTGCTACTATACCCGGAGCATTGGACACGGAATCGGTCTATGTCGTCGGCGGGCATTTCGACACCTCGGTATGGCCCTATAATCCTTGGGCCCCGGGGGCGGATGACAACGGCTCGGGCACCACTGCTGTCCTGCAAACTGCCAGAATATTGGCAGCCAATCCACCCAACACCACGGTCAAGCTTGTCGCCCTGGACTGCGAGGAATGGGGATTGTATGGGGCGGAGCATTATGCAGCCCAGGTACTTTCCCAGGGGATGAAAGTGCAGTGCATGTTAAATTACGATATGATCGGCAGCATCGGCAACGACAGTCTGTTCGTCTCCAAATTGTATCCCGGATCCGAAACTTATGCCCATCTCTTGGGACTGATGGCCGTCTGGTACGGAAGAACGTCCGATACCAACCTGGTACCGGTCTATAATAGCGTATATCTGAACGGCAGCGACAGCTGGGAATTCTATCTGCGGGGTTTTCCGGTCACCTATTCCGAAGAATATAATTTCAGCCCGGTCTATCATCAGACCAATGACAGCACCAGCTACATGAACATGCGTTATTGTACCAGCAATATCAAGGCTGGCGTGGGATTGTTGACCACTATGGCCAACTATCCCCAAAAAGTCAGCGGCCTGGTGGTCAACGACGTGGGGAATGGTTCCCAGCTGTATGTTCAGTGGCAGCCGAACAAGGCCGTCAATATTAACGGTTATAAAATCTACTGGGGAAAAAGCTCCGGCAATTATACCGATTCCCTGCAGGTCGCCGGGACCGCGGACACCATCGGCGGCCTGATCGCCGACAGTCTGTACTATGTGGGATTATCGGCGCTAGATGCCGACGGCAAAGAAAGCCCATTGATAAACGAAATGGCCGGCATTCCGAGAGCCGCACCCCTGGCGCCATCGGGGCTGACCGCGACCCCGGTTGATTCTGGCGTCACCCTTTGTTGGAATAAAAACCTGGAGCTCGACCTGGCGGGATATGATATATATCGTAAAATAGATAACGGCTCGTTCGACAGTTTAACCAGCACTGCGGATACAGTGTATCTGAATAAATCGTTATCCGGAGCCGGCAGGTATTATTACAAAATACAGGCCAAAGATACCGACGGCAACAAGGGTTTGCTCTCCGACTCGATCTATTGCCGCCCCATCACCCTTGATCAGGGGATCCTGATGGTTGACGAGACCAACAACTGGACTGCCGGGAGCTTTCCCCGGGATGCCCAACAGGACAGTTTTTATAACTATATCCTTGCGGGTTATAAATATGAACAACACGAGTACGGATCATCCCCGCAAAAGCCTATATTAGCAGACTTCGGGCCATATTCCTCGGTAGTATGGCTGGCCGATGACTATGCCACACTGCTGGCATCGGGAGCAGTGAACGACATGAAGAGCTATCTTGATAAAGGCGGCAAATTGTGGTTTGCCGGCTGGAAACCTTCCAGCAACGTGCATAACAGCATCACCTATCCGGCCGATTATACCGCCGGAGATATATCTTACGATCATTTTAAGATAAGCCACTCCGAGCTCTCCGGCACCACCGATTCATTCAAAACGGCAACCGGATTAAAAGGGTATCCGGTTATAAATGTGGATACCTTAAAATACCCCTCGACCACCTGGGGCAAGGTGTTGCGGAACGTAGAGGCCTTGACCCCGGCGGGAACCGGGGACACCATCTATGTGATCGACATGAAGAACGACGGGAGCGCTTTTGAAGGCAAGGCCTGCGCGGTGAGGGACTCAGGCAAAACAGTGTTCTTCGGCTTCCCGCTGTACTTTATGGATAAGGAGCAGGTCAAGCTGGCGGCTCAGAAGGTGCTTTCGGAATTCGGGGAGCCCAGCGGAGTGGCCGGCAAGCCGGATAACAGAGAACGGATAACGGCCTTCAGACTGTTCCCAAATGCCCCCAACCCGTTGAATAATAAAACCACCATAAAATATCAGCTGCCGCAGGCCGGACCGGTCAAGCTAAGCGTCTACAACATAGCCGGACAGTTGGTGAAAACACTGGTAAGTGGTGATCAGCCAGCCGGAAGCTATACCCTCAATTGGGACCGGAAAGATAACCATAATAAGCCGGTCAGCGCCGGGGTGTACATCTATCACTTGAGCGCCGGCGATAATACCCAAAGCCGAAAGATGATTGTCCTAAAGTAA
- the htpX gene encoding zinc metalloprotease HtpX, which produces MNILKTIFLMTAMTVILVLVGGQMGGRQGMMMALVFAGGMNLFAYWFSDKLALMSYRARQVSEAEAPELHSIVRGLATRAGIPMPKVFVIPSSSPNAFATGRNPQHASVAVTEGIMSLLNREELQGVIAHELAHIQHRDILIASIVATLAGAITMIARMAGWAAMFGGYGGRDNDRDSGGGAIGFILMAILAPIAALLVQMWTSRTREYEADAGGARIAGNPYGLADALEKLQSGVQLRPIQANPSSAHLFIVNPLSGKSLMSLFSTHPPTEERVAKLRAMARG; this is translated from the coding sequence GTGAACATACTGAAGACCATTTTTTTAATGACCGCAATGACGGTGATCCTGGTTTTGGTGGGGGGGCAAATGGGCGGCCGGCAGGGGATGATGATGGCCCTGGTGTTTGCCGGGGGGATGAACCTTTTCGCCTACTGGTTCTCCGACAAGCTGGCCCTGATGAGCTACCGGGCCAGGCAGGTGTCCGAGGCCGAGGCCCCGGAGTTGCACTCAATAGTCAGAGGCCTGGCCACCAGGGCCGGAATACCCATGCCCAAGGTCTTTGTCATTCCATCATCCTCTCCTAATGCCTTTGCCACCGGGCGCAATCCGCAGCATGCCAGCGTGGCGGTTACCGAAGGGATAATGAGCCTTCTGAACCGCGAGGAATTGCAGGGGGTGATAGCCCATGAACTGGCGCATATCCAGCATCGGGATATCCTGATCGCTTCCATAGTGGCCACTCTGGCCGGAGCCATCACCATGATCGCTCGGATGGCCGGATGGGCCGCCATGTTCGGCGGCTACGGGGGGCGGGACAACGACCGTGACAGCGGTGGGGGGGCCATAGGATTCATCCTGATGGCCATCCTGGCTCCGATTGCCGCCCTGCTGGTGCAGATGTGGACCTCCCGCACCCGGGAGTACGAGGCCGATGCCGGAGGGGCCAGGATAGCTGGGAACCCCTACGGGCTGGCCGATGCCCTGGAGAAACTGCAAAGTGGGGTGCAGTTGCGGCCCATCCAGGCCAATCCCTCCTCGGCCCACCTGTTCATCGTCAATCCGCTTTCCGGGAAAAGCCTGATGAGCCTGTTCTCCACCCACCCCCCGACTGAAGAGAGGGTGGCAAAATTGAGGGCCATGGCCAGAGGATAG
- a CDS encoding response regulator: MKTILVVDDEENIRILYQQDFTASGYQVILAATLDEAKKGFSRNQVDLVVLDLKLTAQDGGLEMLRWMREANRKIPIIINTAYPAYKTDFSSWLADAYIVKSSNLDELKENVARLLKENK; the protein is encoded by the coding sequence ATGAAAACTATTTTGGTGGTCGATGATGAGGAGAATATCCGCATTTTATACCAGCAGGATTTTACCGCTTCCGGCTACCAGGTGATCCTTGCCGCGACATTGGATGAGGCCAAGAAGGGATTCTCCCGGAACCAGGTGGACCTGGTGGTGCTGGACCTTAAACTCACCGCCCAGGACGGCGGGCTGGAGATGCTGCGCTGGATGCGGGAGGCCAACCGCAAGATCCCCATCATCATCAACACCGCCTATCCGGCCTATAAGACTGATTTCTCCTCCTGGCTGGCCGATGCCTATATCGTAAAATCCAGCAACCTGGATGAACTGAAAGAGAACGTAGCCAGGCTTCTTAAAGAAAACAAATAA